In Georgenia soli, a genomic segment contains:
- the purF gene encoding amidophosphoribosyltransferase: MARGDGRLSHDLLPGEKGPQDECGVFGVWAPGEDVARLTYFGIYALQHRGQESAGIATSNGQQILVYKDMGLVSQVFDDQALQPLKGHIAIGHTRYSTTGASEWENAQPTLGPTASGTVALGHNGNLTNTRELMEIVQERFGKDLRGELGRGSSTDTAVITALLGGTSTDGDRLEDVAMDVMPLLEGAFSLAFMDEHTLYAARDAHGVRPLVLGRLERGWAVASETAALDIVGASVVREVEPGELIIIDADGLRSRRFAEATPHGCVFEYVYLARPDTKIAGVPVNAARTEMGRMLARETPVAADLVIPTPESGTPAAIGYAQESGIPFAQGLVKNSYVGRTFIQPTDTIRQLGIRLKLNPLREVIAGKRLVVVDDSIVRGNTQRALVRMLREAGAAEVHVRISSPPVKWPCFYGIDFATRAELIANGLTTDEVRDNLGADSLGYISLEGMVAATTLPQQRLCTACFTGDYPIRIRGGATVSGADAPSIPDAGDSPVAGPEIPGVPAEAAATYRPATQTGAAP; this comes from the coding sequence GTGGCGCGCGGAGACGGACGGCTTTCCCATGACCTGCTGCCGGGCGAGAAGGGGCCGCAGGACGAGTGCGGCGTCTTCGGTGTCTGGGCCCCTGGCGAGGACGTCGCCCGACTGACGTACTTCGGCATCTACGCGCTGCAGCACCGCGGCCAGGAGTCGGCGGGCATCGCCACGTCGAACGGTCAGCAGATCCTCGTCTACAAGGACATGGGACTGGTCTCCCAGGTCTTCGACGACCAGGCGCTCCAGCCCCTCAAGGGCCACATCGCCATCGGCCACACCCGTTACTCCACCACCGGGGCCTCCGAGTGGGAGAACGCCCAGCCCACCCTCGGGCCGACGGCCTCCGGCACCGTCGCCCTCGGCCACAACGGCAACCTCACGAACACCCGCGAGCTGATGGAGATCGTCCAGGAGCGGTTCGGCAAGGACCTGCGCGGCGAGCTCGGCCGTGGCTCCTCCACCGACACGGCCGTCATCACCGCGCTGCTCGGCGGCACCAGCACCGACGGGGACCGGCTCGAGGACGTCGCCATGGACGTGATGCCGCTCCTCGAGGGGGCCTTCTCCCTGGCATTCATGGACGAGCACACGCTCTACGCCGCACGGGACGCCCACGGGGTGCGCCCCCTCGTCCTCGGGCGGCTGGAGCGCGGCTGGGCGGTCGCCTCCGAGACCGCCGCCCTCGACATCGTCGGCGCCTCCGTCGTCCGCGAGGTCGAGCCGGGCGAGCTGATCATCATCGACGCCGACGGGCTGCGTTCCCGCCGCTTCGCCGAGGCCACGCCGCACGGCTGCGTCTTCGAGTACGTCTACCTGGCCCGCCCCGACACCAAGATCGCGGGCGTGCCGGTCAACGCCGCCCGCACCGAGATGGGCCGGATGCTCGCCCGCGAGACCCCCGTGGCGGCGGACCTCGTGATCCCCACCCCCGAGTCGGGGACCCCGGCCGCGATCGGGTACGCCCAGGAGTCCGGGATCCCGTTCGCCCAGGGCCTGGTCAAGAACTCCTACGTGGGCCGGACCTTCATCCAGCCCACCGACACCATCCGGCAGCTCGGCATCCGCCTCAAGCTCAACCCCCTGCGCGAGGTCATCGCCGGCAAGCGCCTCGTGGTGGTCGACGACTCCATCGTCCGCGGCAACACCCAGCGGGCCCTCGTGCGCATGCTCCGCGAGGCCGGGGCGGCCGAGGTGCACGTGCGGATCTCGTCCCCGCCGGTGAAGTGGCCCTGCTTCTACGGCATCGACTTCGCCACCCGGGCCGAGCTCATCGCGAACGGCCTGACCACGGACGAGGTCCGGGACAACCTGGGCGCGGACTCCCTCGGGTACATCTCCCTGGAGGGCATGGTCGCCGCCACCACGCTCCCCCAGCAGCGGCTGTGCACCGCCTGCTTCACCGGCGACTACCCGATCCGCATCCGCGGCGGAGCCACCGTCTCGGGGGCCGACGCCCCCAGCATCCCCGACGCCGGCGACTCGCCGGTCGCCGGGCCAGAGATCCCGGGTGTGCCTGCCGAGGCCGCGGCCACCTACCGTCCCGCGACCCAGACCGGAGCAGCCCCGTGA
- a CDS encoding BldC family transcriptional regulator produces the protein MAMTERADEQLLTPSEVAARFRVDPKTVTRWANAGKLSSIRTLGGHRRFRREEVEELLAASGSAEHASHRHVAAS, from the coding sequence ATGGCGATGACAGAAAGGGCCGATGAACAGCTGTTGACGCCGTCGGAGGTGGCGGCCAGGTTCCGGGTCGACCCCAAGACGGTGACCCGCTGGGCGAACGCCGGCAAGCTCTCGTCGATCCGGACGCTCGGCGGGCACCGCCGCTTCCGCCGCGAGGAGGTGGAGGAGCTGCTCGCCGCCAGCGGGAGCGCCGAGCACGCCTCCCACCGGCACGTCGCGGCCAGCTGA
- a CDS encoding bifunctional metallophosphatase/5'-nucleotidase, translating to MSVPRSVRPVRRTAVLTAAALAGLGLVASSATAASPASKPRPGDVEIQLLAVNDYHGHLEATTPGKVGEVAAGGSEYLATHLERLRVGHRNSVTVAAGDLIGGTPFLSGLFHDEPSVESLNAMKLDVASVGNHEFDEGVTELLRMQNGGCHAEGCYFEGQPYPGADFQWLAANVKNAQNETPLPPYEIKKFQGAEVAFIGMTLEGTAALVAQSGIEGWRFDDEVETANALVPELRRKGVEAMVVLLHEGGAQTGTFNECKGISGPVVEIAQKLDPEIDAVITGHTHQAYNCVIDDPAGEPRRVTSAFSFGRVISEINLTIDRTTKDVRRDAVSATNHVVTQDVPKAAAQTAIIERWSALADEVGNRQVGTIAADIRRQYEAGGSDNRGAESDLGNMIADAQLAATRVNGAQLALMNPGGLRADLLYAQSREEGDGVVTYREAFDVQPFGNLLSTIPMTGDQLRRVLEQQCQSRYLHLGVSEGFTYDIVRELNGRVCTPGSIEVTNMQLDGVPIDMNATYMVTVNNFLADGGDNFTVFREVPASARIGAGEDLDALIAYLGAQPNLAPPGTDRVNELALVAAG from the coding sequence ATGTCAGTACCTAGGAGTGTGCGCCCGGTCAGGAGGACGGCCGTCCTGACCGCTGCGGCGCTGGCCGGCCTCGGCCTGGTCGCCTCGTCCGCGACGGCGGCGTCACCGGCGAGCAAGCCCCGACCGGGCGACGTCGAGATCCAGCTCCTGGCCGTCAACGACTACCACGGCCACCTCGAGGCGACGACGCCGGGCAAGGTGGGCGAAGTGGCCGCCGGAGGCAGCGAGTATCTCGCCACCCACCTCGAGCGCCTGAGGGTGGGCCACCGCAACAGCGTCACCGTCGCGGCGGGCGACCTCATCGGCGGGACGCCCTTCCTGTCGGGGCTCTTCCACGACGAGCCGTCGGTGGAGTCGCTCAACGCGATGAAGCTCGATGTCGCGAGCGTCGGGAACCACGAGTTCGACGAGGGCGTGACCGAGTTGCTCCGGATGCAGAACGGTGGCTGTCACGCCGAGGGGTGCTACTTCGAGGGCCAGCCGTACCCGGGCGCGGACTTCCAGTGGCTGGCGGCCAACGTCAAGAACGCGCAGAACGAGACGCCGCTGCCGCCGTACGAGATCAAGAAGTTCCAGGGCGCGGAGGTCGCCTTCATCGGCATGACCCTCGAGGGCACCGCCGCCCTGGTCGCGCAGTCCGGCATCGAAGGCTGGCGTTTCGACGACGAGGTCGAGACCGCCAACGCGCTCGTGCCCGAGCTGAGGCGCAAGGGCGTCGAGGCGATGGTCGTCCTCCTCCACGAGGGCGGCGCCCAGACCGGCACCTTCAACGAGTGCAAGGGCATCTCCGGACCCGTGGTCGAGATCGCCCAGAAGCTGGACCCCGAGATCGACGCCGTCATCACCGGGCACACGCACCAGGCCTACAACTGCGTCATCGACGACCCGGCGGGCGAACCGCGCCGGGTCACCAGCGCGTTCTCGTTCGGCCGGGTCATCTCGGAGATCAACCTGACCATCGACCGGACCACCAAGGACGTGCGCCGCGACGCCGTCAGCGCGACGAACCACGTCGTCACGCAGGACGTGCCCAAGGCGGCCGCGCAGACCGCGATCATCGAGAGGTGGAGCGCGCTCGCGGACGAGGTGGGTAACCGGCAGGTCGGGACGATCGCAGCCGACATCAGGCGCCAGTACGAGGCGGGCGGCTCCGACAACCGCGGGGCCGAGTCCGACCTCGGGAACATGATCGCCGACGCCCAGCTGGCGGCCACACGAGTCAACGGCGCGCAGCTCGCGCTGATGAACCCCGGCGGCCTGCGGGCGGACCTGCTCTACGCCCAGTCCCGGGAGGAGGGCGACGGGGTCGTCACCTACCGGGAGGCGTTCGACGTCCAGCCCTTCGGGAACCTGCTGAGCACCATCCCGATGACAGGTGACCAGCTCCGCCGGGTGCTGGAGCAGCAGTGCCAGTCGCGGTACCTGCACCTGGGGGTGTCGGAAGGCTTCACCTACGACATCGTTCGTGAGCTCAATGGCCGTGTGTGCACCCCGGGCAGCATCGAGGTGACGAACATGCAGCTCGACGGCGTCCCGATCGACATGAACGCCACGTACATGGTGACCGTGAACAACTTCCTCGCCGACGGCGGAGACAACTTCACCGTGTTCCGCGAGGTCCCGGCGAGCGCGCGCATCGGCGCCGGCGAGGACCTCGACGCCCTCATCGCCTATCTGGGTGCGCAGCCGAACCTCGCACCTCCGGGGACGGACCGCGTCAACGAGCTGGCCCTCGTCGCCGCCGGCTGA
- a CDS encoding phage holin family protein, whose product MSTAADSTTTPVVETTRVPGPGKGRSIGELVASLSEQFSTLVRDELQLAQAQLAEKGKRLGAGAGFLGAAALVAFYGGGVLLAAAVLGLATVLPAWLSALIVGVVLMIVAGIAALLGKKKIDASKEFAPKPQEGFKEDVDAVKKGIQK is encoded by the coding sequence GTGAGCACTGCCGCCGACAGCACCACCACGCCCGTCGTCGAGACGACGCGCGTCCCCGGTCCCGGCAAGGGCCGCAGCATCGGCGAGCTTGTGGCCTCGCTGTCCGAGCAGTTCTCCACGCTGGTGCGGGACGAGCTCCAGCTCGCGCAGGCGCAGCTCGCGGAGAAGGGCAAGCGCCTCGGGGCCGGCGCCGGTTTCCTGGGCGCCGCGGCGCTCGTGGCCTTCTACGGCGGCGGCGTCCTCCTGGCCGCGGCCGTGCTCGGCCTCGCGACGGTGCTGCCCGCCTGGCTCTCCGCCCTGATCGTCGGTGTGGTCCTGATGATCGTCGCCGGCATCGCCGCCCTGCTGGGCAAGAAGAAGATCGACGCCTCGAAGGAGTTCGCGCCGAAGCCTCAGGAGGGCTTCAAGGAGGACGTGGACGCGGTCAAGAAGGGGATCCAGAAGTGA
- a CDS encoding 5'-nucleotidase C-terminal domain-containing protein, translating into MSHDTARRRASRLTRPAAALGVLSLSALGLTAVPASAEVTTPVDDQTATTAPAAPGAEPTAPVSEGAGPTADAPSEAPAETPVPEDAPVVGTPEAPATETPAAPAENPADPAAGGTEADTAEPVAPTSVNPDGTVTIDLLGITDFHGALEKAPILAGMINQIRVEENVDTVFVSAGDNIGGSTYASAIQEDAPTIDVLNAMGLAASAVGNHEFDQGYADLSGRVADRADWQYLGANVDDENPELEDVHFETVAGLEVAFVGTVTEETPRIVSADGIAGITFADPVARTNAIAAQLSDGDAGNGEADVVVALVHEGTNLVASALSADVDAAFTGHTHVATTAQTPSGAPVVQAGASGSHLGRITLTVAPDGEVTATGTNVAVPADGTRDPKVQQIVVDALAQAKVIGEEQVGSVTAPFNRGTNTGTSDGSNRGVESPLGNLLGEVAKWTAESVGLTPDFGIINPGGIRADLDPNANGVVTYAEAFAVQPFGNTIGTIDLTGEQVVTMLEQQFQPGKSRPVLRLGLSADVDYTYDPTAPQGAHITDVLIGGEPIDLGATYTVASNTFLINGEVQDGFSVFGSGTNFTETGIVDLQGLVNFLQANPDVAPDYTQRSIGLTFVSDTTVEYVGGEEVVIELSSLSFTTNEPKPGFVTLFIDGEEAGQFAVDNTITPGTDETGRATVTFTIPDLADYEAGDVIFFEMAFGATPESEQSIVLAFEVTESGVVLPPTDGEVTPQPAPQPAPGKAPVVTPAAAPATGSLPNTGADVNAALFGAAALMLLGGLTIAVARRRATIG; encoded by the coding sequence ATGTCCCACGACACAGCGCGTCGTCGCGCGTCCAGACTCACCCGTCCAGCCGCAGCGCTGGGCGTTCTTTCGTTGTCCGCCCTCGGGCTGACCGCGGTCCCGGCATCCGCCGAGGTCACGACGCCCGTCGACGACCAGACGGCGACCACTGCACCGGCCGCTCCCGGGGCCGAGCCGACAGCCCCGGTCTCCGAGGGAGCCGGGCCGACGGCTGACGCCCCGAGCGAGGCGCCCGCCGAGACGCCGGTGCCCGAGGACGCTCCCGTCGTCGGGACGCCCGAGGCGCCGGCGACCGAGACCCCCGCCGCGCCGGCGGAGAACCCCGCGGACCCGGCTGCAGGTGGGACCGAAGCAGACACTGCCGAGCCGGTCGCCCCGACGAGCGTGAACCCGGACGGGACGGTCACGATCGACCTCCTCGGCATCACGGACTTCCACGGTGCGCTGGAGAAGGCGCCCATCCTCGCCGGAATGATCAACCAGATCCGTGTCGAAGAGAACGTCGACACGGTTTTCGTCTCCGCCGGCGACAACATCGGCGGGTCGACCTACGCGTCCGCCATCCAGGAGGACGCGCCCACGATCGACGTCCTCAACGCCATGGGCCTCGCGGCTTCCGCCGTCGGGAACCACGAGTTCGACCAGGGCTACGCCGACCTCTCCGGCCGCGTGGCCGACCGCGCGGACTGGCAGTACCTCGGTGCGAACGTGGACGACGAGAACCCGGAGCTCGAGGACGTCCACTTCGAGACGGTCGCCGGTCTCGAGGTCGCCTTCGTCGGCACCGTGACCGAGGAGACGCCGCGCATCGTCTCCGCTGACGGCATCGCCGGCATCACATTCGCCGACCCGGTCGCCCGCACCAACGCGATCGCCGCCCAGCTCTCGGACGGCGACGCAGGCAACGGTGAGGCGGACGTCGTCGTGGCACTTGTCCACGAGGGCACAAACCTCGTCGCTAGCGCGCTGAGCGCGGACGTCGACGCGGCGTTCACCGGTCACACGCACGTCGCCACGACCGCCCAGACGCCCTCCGGCGCGCCGGTGGTCCAGGCGGGCGCCTCCGGCTCGCACCTCGGCCGCATCACCCTGACCGTGGCACCCGACGGCGAGGTGACCGCCACCGGCACCAACGTCGCGGTTCCGGCTGATGGCACCCGCGACCCCAAGGTCCAGCAGATCGTCGTCGACGCGCTCGCCCAGGCCAAGGTGATCGGCGAGGAGCAGGTCGGCAGCGTCACTGCGCCCTTCAACCGCGGCACCAACACGGGGACGTCCGACGGATCCAACCGGGGTGTCGAGTCGCCGCTCGGCAACCTGCTCGGAGAGGTTGCAAAGTGGACGGCTGAGTCCGTCGGCCTCACGCCGGACTTCGGCATCATAAACCCGGGCGGTATCCGCGCCGACCTTGATCCGAACGCTAACGGGGTCGTGACCTATGCGGAGGCCTTCGCCGTCCAGCCGTTCGGCAACACGATCGGGACCATCGACCTCACCGGCGAGCAGGTCGTCACCATGCTGGAGCAGCAGTTCCAGCCCGGTAAGAGCCGACCCGTCCTGCGTCTCGGCCTGTCGGCCGACGTCGACTACACCTACGACCCCACCGCTCCCCAGGGCGCGCACATCACCGACGTGCTGATCGGGGGCGAGCCCATCGACCTCGGGGCCACCTACACCGTCGCGTCGAACACATTCCTCATCAACGGGGAAGTTCAGGATGGATTCAGCGTCTTCGGCTCGGGTACCAATTTCACGGAGACCGGCATCGTCGACCTCCAGGGACTGGTCAACTTCCTCCAGGCCAACCCCGACGTGGCGCCCGACTACACCCAGCGCTCCATCGGCCTGACGTTCGTCAGCGACACGACCGTCGAGTACGTCGGCGGTGAGGAGGTCGTCATCGAGCTGTCCTCGCTGTCCTTCACCACCAACGAGCCGAAGCCCGGGTTCGTCACGCTGTTCATCGACGGCGAGGAGGCCGGGCAGTTCGCGGTCGACAACACGATCACCCCCGGGACCGACGAGACCGGCCGGGCCACGGTGACGTTCACCATCCCGGATCTCGCTGATTACGAGGCGGGTGACGTGATCTTCTTCGAGATGGCCTTCGGTGCCACGCCCGAGAGTGAGCAGTCCATCGTGCTCGCGTTCGAGGTCACCGAGTCGGGCGTCGTTCTCCCGCCGACCGACGGGGAGGTCACGCCCCAGCCGGCTCCCCAGCCCGCCCCGGGGAAGGCTCCGGTCGTGACCCCGGCGGCCGCCCCGGCCACCGGCTCGCTGCCGAACACCGGCGCCGACGTCAACGCCGCGCTCTTCGGCGCTGCGGCGCTGATGCTCCTCGGCGGTCTGACAATCGCAGTGGCCCGTCGCCGAGCCACGATCGGCTGA
- a CDS encoding sterol carrier family protein, which yields MRALSTWLRSQDDGAASSAAVVRTAVRFTLEELAVSSPGNSVEVRVPPAGAVQAIAGPRHTRGTPPNVVETDTTTWLGLATGRLTWDEAVASGKVTASGTRADLSPVLPLVTRAGRFTS from the coding sequence ATGAGAGCCCTCAGCACCTGGCTGCGCTCTCAGGACGACGGCGCAGCCTCGTCGGCCGCCGTCGTCCGGACCGCGGTGCGCTTCACCCTCGAGGAGCTCGCCGTGAGCTCGCCCGGGAACTCGGTCGAGGTGCGTGTGCCGCCCGCCGGCGCCGTCCAGGCGATCGCCGGCCCTCGGCACACCCGCGGCACCCCGCCCAACGTCGTCGAGACCGACACGACGACGTGGCTCGGTCTCGCCACCGGACGCCTCACGTGGGACGAGGCGGTCGCCTCCGGCAAGGTCACCGCGTCGGGCACCCGCGCGGACCTGAGCCCGGTTCTCCCGCTCGTCACCCGGGCAGGTAGGTTCACGTCGTGA
- a CDS encoding DUF3073 domain-containing protein, which yields MTTHTGPHRTVPAPVLLEGVDAMGRGRQKAKQTKVARKLKYFSPETDYRALERELASRTDDVDGDDYDDQIPPATDDWGDIRSTR from the coding sequence ATGACCACACACACGGGGCCGCACCGCACGGTGCCTGCCCCGGTTCTATTGGAGGGGGTCGACGCCATGGGGCGCGGCCGTCAAAAGGCCAAGCAGACGAAGGTCGCTCGCAAGCTGAAGTACTTCAGCCCCGAGACCGACTACCGGGCTCTCGAACGAGAGCTCGCGTCGCGTACTGACGACGTAGACGGAGACGACTACGACGACCAGATCCCTCCTGCTACGGACGACTGGGGCGACATCCGTTCGACCCGCTGA
- a CDS encoding DUF3618 domain-containing protein, which produces MSEDAKERNGTARKRTPAEIEADLAKTRIDLTNTVNELSDRLDPRAQVDAAKESAKAAANAASARAKGFKDDVAAGDPKTLGVLAAGLATAGIAILLRLRGR; this is translated from the coding sequence GTGAGCGAGGACGCGAAGGAACGCAACGGGACCGCGCGGAAGCGCACCCCGGCGGAGATCGAGGCGGACCTCGCCAAGACCCGGATCGACCTGACCAACACCGTCAACGAGCTGAGCGACCGCCTGGACCCGCGGGCGCAGGTGGACGCCGCGAAGGAGAGCGCCAAGGCCGCGGCGAACGCCGCCTCCGCGCGTGCGAAGGGGTTCAAGGACGACGTCGCCGCCGGCGACCCGAAGACCCTCGGCGTCCTCGCCGCCGGGCTCGCCACCGCGGGCATCGCGATCCTGCTCAGACTGCGGGGACGCTGA
- a CDS encoding RNB domain-containing ribonuclease, giving the protein MPSRQFALDTAAPDEFYVALARLRDELEIESDFPPAALAEAEAAVDVPLSGADATDVPFVTVDPPGSRDLDQALHIERDGEGYLVRYAIASLGTFVEPGGALDREVHERGVTVYGPTGSIPLHPPVLSAGIASLLPGEDRPACLWHLRLDGAGELRDVRVERAVVRSRAQLTYEQVQAAADGGRPLPAGTPADLPALLRTVGELRQDLERQRGGVSLDIPEQHVERNRHGYALSYRATLPVEGWNAQISLLTGIAAAGLMREAGVGILRTLPDADPRDVRRLRRAGAALGVDWPDGTSYAELLRTLDSAVPAHAAFLNEATALFRGAGYLALGVEEADEDADDDGTITRHAAIASEYAHVTAPLRRLVDRYGLEICLAHCAGEEVPDWVLAALPGLPATMARSTRRAGAYERGAVDALEALVLQGRVGETFAGVIVESDDGGKDGGRERGTVVLSSPAVEGRVEGADLPVGTSVQVRLVDVDVPERRVRFELA; this is encoded by the coding sequence GTGCCCAGCCGTCAGTTCGCGCTCGACACCGCCGCGCCCGACGAGTTCTACGTCGCGCTCGCCCGCCTGCGGGACGAGCTCGAGATCGAGTCCGACTTTCCGCCCGCGGCGCTCGCCGAGGCGGAGGCCGCGGTCGACGTGCCGCTGTCCGGCGCCGACGCCACGGACGTCCCGTTCGTCACCGTCGACCCGCCCGGCTCGCGGGACCTCGACCAGGCCCTCCACATCGAGCGCGACGGCGAGGGCTACCTCGTGCGCTACGCCATCGCGTCGCTCGGGACGTTCGTCGAGCCCGGCGGCGCGCTGGACCGCGAGGTCCACGAGCGGGGCGTGACGGTCTACGGCCCGACCGGCTCCATCCCGCTGCATCCCCCGGTCCTGAGCGCCGGCATCGCGAGCCTGCTCCCGGGCGAGGACCGCCCGGCGTGCCTGTGGCACCTGCGCCTGGACGGCGCCGGCGAGCTGCGGGACGTGCGCGTGGAGCGGGCGGTCGTGCGCTCGCGCGCGCAGCTCACCTACGAGCAGGTCCAGGCGGCCGCCGACGGCGGACGTCCCCTGCCGGCCGGCACCCCGGCCGACCTGCCCGCGCTGCTGCGCACGGTCGGTGAGCTGCGGCAGGACCTCGAGCGGCAGCGGGGCGGCGTCTCCCTCGACATCCCCGAGCAGCACGTCGAGCGGAACCGCCACGGCTACGCGCTGTCGTACCGGGCGACGCTGCCGGTCGAGGGCTGGAACGCGCAGATCTCGCTGCTCACCGGCATCGCGGCCGCCGGCCTCATGCGCGAGGCGGGCGTCGGCATCCTGCGCACCCTGCCCGACGCGGATCCCCGGGACGTGCGCCGCCTCCGCCGGGCCGGTGCCGCACTGGGGGTGGACTGGCCGGACGGGACGTCCTACGCGGAGCTGCTGCGCACCCTCGACTCCGCCGTGCCGGCCCACGCGGCGTTCCTCAACGAGGCCACGGCCCTGTTCCGCGGCGCCGGCTACCTCGCGCTCGGCGTCGAGGAAGCGGACGAGGACGCGGACGACGACGGCACGATCACCCGGCATGCCGCCATCGCGTCCGAGTACGCGCACGTCACCGCGCCGCTCCGGCGGCTGGTGGACCGGTACGGGCTCGAGATCTGCCTCGCCCACTGTGCCGGCGAGGAGGTGCCGGACTGGGTCCTCGCGGCGCTGCCCGGGCTGCCGGCGACCATGGCCCGCAGCACCCGACGGGCAGGCGCCTACGAGCGCGGAGCCGTCGACGCCCTCGAGGCGCTGGTGCTGCAGGGCCGGGTCGGCGAGACCTTCGCCGGCGTGATCGTCGAGAGCGACGACGGCGGCAAGGACGGCGGGCGCGAGCGCGGCACCGTGGTCCTGAGCTCGCCCGCCGTCGAGGGCCGGGTGGAGGGCGCGGACCTGCCGGTGGGTACGTCCGTCCAGGTACGCCTCGTGGACGTGGACGTGCCGGAGCGCCGGGTGCGGTTCGAGCTGGCCTGA
- the purM gene encoding phosphoribosylformylglycinamidine cyclo-ligase: MTDTPDQPITYADAGVDTEAGDRAVELMKAAVRGTHTSAVVGGFGGFAGMVDVSALKDYRRPLLATSTDGVGTKVAIAQAMDVHDTIGHDLVGMVVDDIVVVGARPLLMTDYIATGKVVPERVADIVRGIAEACSIVGAPLLGGETAEHPGLIAEDEYDVAGAATGVVEADAVLGPERVRSGDVLVAMAASGLHSNGYSLVRRVLQVAGWSLERHVPELGRTVGEELLEPTRLYTPACLDLIDDPAVDVHAFTHVTGGGLAANLARVLPKGLVADVDRSSWTVPPVFEMVRELGQVPWSDLQGTLNLGVGMVAVVPAGSADATLAAVRAHGFDSWVLGTVKEDDGAPGADGEAVRGTKGVDGGAVRLHGAYRTS, encoded by the coding sequence GTGACCGACACGCCCGACCAGCCGATCACCTACGCCGACGCCGGCGTGGACACCGAGGCGGGGGACCGCGCGGTCGAGCTCATGAAGGCGGCCGTCCGCGGCACCCACACCTCCGCCGTCGTCGGCGGTTTCGGGGGCTTCGCCGGCATGGTCGACGTCTCCGCCCTCAAGGACTACCGCCGGCCCCTGCTGGCCACCTCCACCGACGGCGTCGGCACGAAGGTCGCCATCGCGCAGGCCATGGACGTCCACGACACGATCGGCCACGACCTGGTCGGCATGGTCGTCGACGACATCGTCGTCGTGGGCGCCCGCCCGCTCCTCATGACCGACTACATCGCCACCGGCAAGGTCGTCCCCGAGCGCGTGGCGGACATCGTCCGGGGCATCGCCGAGGCCTGCTCCATCGTCGGCGCCCCGCTGCTCGGCGGCGAGACCGCCGAGCACCCGGGCCTCATCGCGGAGGACGAGTACGACGTCGCCGGCGCCGCCACCGGCGTCGTCGAGGCGGACGCCGTCCTCGGGCCCGAGCGCGTCCGGTCCGGTGACGTGCTGGTCGCCATGGCGGCGTCCGGCCTGCACTCCAACGGCTACTCGCTCGTGCGCCGCGTGCTCCAGGTCGCGGGCTGGTCCCTCGAGCGGCACGTGCCCGAGCTGGGCCGCACGGTGGGGGAGGAGCTGCTCGAGCCCACGCGCCTGTACACGCCCGCGTGCCTCGACCTCATCGACGACCCCGCCGTCGACGTCCACGCGTTCACCCACGTCACCGGCGGCGGCCTCGCGGCCAACCTCGCCCGGGTGCTCCCCAAGGGGCTCGTGGCCGACGTCGACCGGAGCAGCTGGACCGTCCCGCCCGTCTTCGAGATGGTCCGCGAGCTCGGCCAGGTGCCGTGGTCGGACCTGCAGGGCACGCTCAACCTCGGTGTAGGCATGGTCGCCGTGGTCCCGGCGGGCTCGGCCGACGCCACGCTCGCCGCCGTGCGCGCGCACGGGTTCGACTCCTGGGTGCTGGGCACCGTGAAGGAGGACGACGGCGCCCCCGGCGCCGACGGCGAGGCCGTCCGCGGGACCAAGGGGGTCGACGGCGGAGCCGTCCGCCTCCACGGGGCCTACCGGACGTCCTGA